A stretch of Onychomys torridus chromosome 2, mOncTor1.1, whole genome shotgun sequence DNA encodes these proteins:
- the Tmem215 gene encoding transmembrane protein 215, translating into MRPDDINPRTGLVVALVSVFLVFGFMFTVSGMKGETLGNIPLLAIGPAICLPGIAAIALARKTEGCTKWPENELLWVRKLPCFRKPKDKEVVELLRTPSDLESGKGSSDELAKKAGLRGKPLPQGPGEVPMASSITTPTPTEEGECQSLVQSGRQEETSRYLDGYCPSGSSLAYSALDVKGSAWDRADRPEPEDSIFFVPQDSIIVCSYKQNNPYDRYCCYINQSQGRWDHETIV; encoded by the coding sequence ATGCGTCCCGATGACATAAACCCGAGGACTGGGCTGGTGGTGGCCCTGGTCAGTGTTTTTCTGGTCTTTGGCTTCATGTTCACTGTCTCTGGCATGAAGGGGGAAACTCTGGGGAACATCCCTCTATTAGCCATCGGGCCAGCCATCTGCCTACCAGGCATCGCAGCCATTGCCCTGGCCAGAAAAACCGAAGGATGCACCAAGTGGCCAGAGAATGAGCTACTCTGGGTCCGCAAGTTACCCTGTTTCCGGAAGCCCAAGGACAAGGAAGTGGTGGAACTACTGAGGACCCCCTCAGACCTGGAGTCCGGCAAGGGGAGCTCAGATGAACTGGCTAAGAAGGCAGGCCTCAGAGGGAAGCCGCTCCCACAGGGGCCAGGTGAGGTGCCTATGGCCAGCTCcattaccacccccacccccacagaggaaggagaatgcCAGAGTTTAGTCCAGAGTGGGCGTCAGGAGGAGACGTCCAGATATCTGGACGGCTACTGCCCCTCGGGCAGTTCCCTCGCCTACAGTGCCTTGGACGTCAAGGGCTCAGCTTGGGACAGAGCTGACCGCCCCGAGCCCGAGGATAGCATCTTCTTTGTGCCCCAGGACAGTATCATCGTTTGCTCCTACAAGCAGAACAACCCTTATGACAGATACTGTTGCTACATCAATCAGAGCCAAGGCAGGTGGGACCACGAGACAATAGTCTGA